Part of the Echeneis naucrates chromosome 1, fEcheNa1.1, whole genome shotgun sequence genome, tctgtcctcatctgtccccaactgtcctcatctgtcctcacctgtccccaactatcctcatctgtcctaaTCTGTtctcatctgtccccacctatcctcatctgtcctctcctgtccccaCCTATTTTCATCTGTCCccatctgtccccacctgtccccacctgtccccacctgtccccacctatcctcatctgtcctcacctgtccccaactatcctcatctgtcacCCACCAGAGCCGATAGGAGTGTccgacgtagagacgtgactctaaaggtcactatcaaagatggaggatgagaatggacggatgaacacacagaaagagtcagagagtcggactgatctGAACTAACTTCATTACAGACTAAAAACATCAGGGACCAGGCGCTGGTTTGGATCACACCTGGTACTGAAGTGCCCAGAGCCACAAACACCACacccaactatcctcatctgtcctaaTCTGTCCTCACCATTCCCCAACTGTCCTCATCTGTtctcatctgtccccacctatTTTCATCTGTCCCCATCTGTCCtaatctgtcctcatctgtccccacctatcctcatctgtcctcacctgtccccaactatcctcatctgtcctcacctgtccccaactatcctcatctgtcctcacctgtcgtcacctgtccccacctgtccccaactatcctcatctgtcctcacctgtcctcacctgtccccacctatcctcatctgtcctcacctgtccccacctgtccccacctatcctcatctgtcctcatctgtcctcacctttCCCCAACTGTCCCCACCAGTCTTGTCCTAGTCAATATGAGGCCAGGTTACGGCGCTGTGACGCAGGAAGCGACAGAGCAACAGTAGCAGGTAGTAAGCTGAACAAGAGAAGGTAGAAGTaggaaaggtcaaaggtcactagAGTGGCCAAGGTGATTCTTCACAcctgtccatctcctcctcttccaatATGGCTCCTGCAGCTCTATGTAGAAGCTGGCCTTTTTATCATACTCCTCGTGGTCAATTATTCTAACTGCTATCGTTTTCCTGCAGACGGACAACATTgggaggggtcagaggtcagagatcaggaGTCATGCACTAGTTCACTGTTAGACATTCAGGCTCATGTTGAACCTGACAGGACCCTGTTGTGGTCTCCATGGCACACAGAAGGTTGGAGGTGGGTGACCTCCCGTCACTGGCCCACAGAGGTCAAACTCACAAAGGATCAGAAGTGACATCATAATGAAGGTCACTGTTTGTCCTTCAGAGTCAGGTGGAGTTTCACTGCAAGGCCTTGAGGTGAGTTTGGATTAATGGAGGTCAAAGGGCGTTAGTATCAGGGTGGGCTACCACACAGGAAGGTGACGCCCCCACCTTTCCGCTGACTCATCTCCAACAGCTGTGGCTCCCCGAGCTCCAGGAAGAAGTTCTtgtttttctcatatttttcGTCGTCGATTATATTGATCTGAACTGATttactgaaaaagagagagaaaagtttgtgaaggaggaaagaaaactgggtcaaaggtcagaaggTTGGCGATCGAACAGCTAAAGCATCCAGCCACTTTGGTGCAGTTCTGGTGAAGCGAAGGGATAGTTTAGATTTAAAGAACACTGGACACCATTTTCTGTGCCAACGAGTAGAGACGTTTGATTCAATGCTCATCTCAAACTCTCCTGCTTTGTGGAGCTGGACGGCTGTGAGTCTGCTTATCATCTGCAGTTTTACAAGAGTGCGCTCAGTCAGTGTGGAGGGAAACGGTGCAGATAAAGCGGCGAGGTCGGACATGTGGCCGACAGCCAGCGGCGACCTCCCCTGAAGTCTGACAGGAACAGACTGTTGCAGAATTCAGCTGCGCAACAGACTCCTAATAAGGATGAGAGCAGTGTGCTGtttatctgacacacacaggtctgaatgtgagcagcagcaacaacacttGATcttacatttcccataatgcaacagTGCTGAAGTTTTCTTTGGCTGGTCAACGGTCACATCTTTTTATAATCATCagcaaaaaaattgaaataagcACTGTATGCTAAATGCTAATATGCAGGCAGCTGTAATGTAAATGTTCTCTTAACATGCTAGCATTCAGGGTTCATCCTCAGAGGAACAGGAGCCATGTGGAGCCATCTGGAGCGGACTGGTGGTGacacacatttctgtgttaACACCTCAGCTCATCTCACCTGAATCTATTAGCTCCCACCAATCAGCTGTTAGCGCCCGACAGCAGCAAAGTGAAGAGCAAAGGATTCTGGGAATGCTTCCAGATGTGAAGATGCTGTCAGCCTCCAGATGTTGGAGTAACGTCTCTGACAGATGATTCAGGTCCAGCTCCACTGGTGGTAGTGGTTTTCTGCTCTTGAACCAGATTTGATCCTTGACTCTTTTGTCTCAGCTCCACCCATGCCACGCCTCTTTTAGGGTTAGCCAGGAGTTATGGGGCGGAGCTAGGCCCTATAAAGATTGCAGCGGTCCAGCAGCTCAGTCTGAATATCAACATCACTATGAACTGAAGTTTCCCCTCAAAGAGCCTCattcagtttttccattttcacctgtttgtgtttttagtttttaaaaactgattCTGTCTGATTCGGTAAAaactctgttctctgtaatgagggatgaagatgatgaataTTCTGGGGGAAATGAGAACACACCACCAGGACCAGCTGGGGGAAGAGACACTTCCTGATGGAAGAAGCAGGTTAAGGACAGATGTGTTCGATTCACTGACAGTTAGGGTTCAGAGGTCAACTGAAGCCCCTCCCTCCCATCCCATCAGGTaccaaaacaacatgaaactCCGTCTGTGTTTGGTTCGTCCATTTTGGGCTGCTGTACAAACATGGCAGCTCTAAGGATAAGAGGGCTTTGCTAAGCTAACAAAATTGCAATGATTCATGGGAACTATAAACTGTAATTGTGTTCAATCATGTTGACTGATGTTCAGCAGGTCAGCTCTATATAAGGCTCCTGCAGAAAGTGGGGCAGCATCCTCATTAataaacagagacaggaggtTGGGcacctttttccatttcaagaACCCCCCCCGGCAGCCAGCGGCCTTGTTTATGTTCTGGGAATAAATGTGTTGCGTTACATTCCTGCTGCTGCCGACATGGAAAGAAACTGTAGAGATACGTGAGGCATGTAAACCTGAGGCTGGTAGTCATATAACTAAGAATGGGCGGAGCTGAAAGAGCGTCTGGAATagaaactgttttcttttaataattgTCACACAATGTGAGAAACAGCCAAACAACAACCCTGACCACAACCCAGTGGAAACATACAGCAAAGGGGGACAGAGAGATTCAGGTTCTTGTGATTCAGAAGATTTCTACTTACAAGATCTCGTCGTTTTCAAACTCCAGGACTCCGTGTGTGTCCTCAAAGTCCTCGCCGCCTCCTTTAGCCGTCCCCTCAATGGTTTTGTAAGGGACCACAACGACACCGCGAGCTCCTGAGGTCCGGATGACCTTCACTTCCATCACCCCGACATTCTCGCTCACGGTTGCCTCCGGCTCCTCGAACATAAAGATCCCGGCATGGTCGTCGTCGAAGATGGTGATGGTGGCTGTGCACGGCAGGCCTAACCCCGCCAGAGCATCCACGTGGTTCGTCTCACATTCCTCTGAGGTGGCACCTCGCGATAAGACCGTCACGTTGCTGAGGTGGACCAGGAAATGCTCATCTTCCTCAAAAATGTCATCATCGATAATGTGGATGCGGATTTCCTTTTCGGTCTCGCCTGGTTCAAAGACAATCTTTCCTTGGGTGAACTGGTAGTCCGAGCCAGCGTTCGCGGTGCCATCTTCAGTTCGGTAATCCACTGAGACCGTGTTGGAAAGATTTCCACCACGACGAACCACATTGAGTGCCACGCTGCCACAGTTCTCTAGACACTGGTAGGTCCCGGGGTCAAAGAAGACTTTGGAAGAAAACTCGTTGACCGAAAGCTCAGAGCAGATATCGTGCTGAGTGGCCCTCTTGGCCTGGTCGGCAGCGTGCTTCTTCAGCACGTTGCCTGCACCAGTCATGATCCTTGTTGCCTGACAGCGGTAGAAAGCCCGACTCTTCTGTTGCTGCATTAAGACCTGATAGTTGGCGAGCTCCATCAActgctccatctctttctctggatgtttctgtttcagctccTTCAGGATCCGGGCCATCTCTCTCCGGgcctcctcctcatccagctCCTTCATATCAAAACCCTTCTCTCCATCTACAAACTCCTCTCTGGGGGAGCTGAGCATTTTCCCATCCATCTCAACGTCCACCTTCGAGGGAAGGTCTGGTTCCCCCTCGGCTTCAATGATCATTCCTTTCTGCTTCCCTGCTCTGTATCGTTTGTACATGTATTTGTAGAACAGCAGTCTGCGGTCGGCCACATAAGCAAAGCCGACACAAATGGGGAAGAAGAAAAGCGTGAGGAGCCCCTCCCATATTTCAACCACCCCCGGAGAGAAAAAGGCCAGGATCAGGTAAAGCCAGGTGTACGCAAAGACGCTCCAGGCCGCAGTGACGAAGAACACCCGGAGGTGCTTCACCTTCCTCGTCTCTCCCTCTGGAATGACAGATACACAAAAGCCAATGATGACGAACATATTGAACGCGGCGCTTCCTACGATGGTGTTGGGACCCAGTTCCCCGGCATCAAAGTTGTGACCACAGACCTCCACAACAGACAGGAGGATTTCTGGGGCGGAGGAGCCCAGAGCCATCAGGGTCAGGTTGGACACTGTCTCATTCCAGATGCGCACTGTCGTGGTAATCTTCTCGCCATTCGGTTTCTTGATCGTAATCTGTCTCTCCTGAGAAGTAATGACCTCAATGGATGCCATGAATCGGTcggcaatgatggagacaccaAGGAACATGTACATCATCCCTACAAAGTATATCGTGGCTCTGGCGAGGCGATCGGCGAAGGCTGGGTTGTCCGGCTTCCACACCGGTAGGATGACACCTTCGATGCAGTGAGTACTGCCGCCACATTTGGTGTGGTTGCTGATGGTGCTGTTGGACATCGCAGCAgaacttcctgctgctgaacatGAGATGAAGGTCATTAAGAAAAGCAGCTGATTGGTGGAGAACAGGGACGAGGTCCTGGCTCGGCTCATGATGATGCTTTAGGTCCCTTAAACctgcaagacaaaaaaaggaCATGACAATCCAAAATAAATGTCCTGAGCATCTGAGGATTTCCATAAATTTGGACAACCATGAACTTCAATGTTCACAAACAAAGAGTCAAAAACCTAAAGAGACAAATCAGTCCTGTCCACGGTGTCCTATACGAAGTCTGTCTCAGCAGGATGACGTCCTGGTTCGTTGACCTTCAGTCCGTCCTCTTCTGTCTTCGCCTTATTTTGACTGTATTTTGTGTTATGAGattgttttgttgctttaatgTTCCTCCTGGATGCTTTTCATGACTTtaattcatcaaaatattaagaaatattatatatatttctctcaAGCTTTCTaatgaataatattaataacagtACCCAGCTGTGACCCCCCATGACACTGACAGATGagcagctgaaaatgaatgaatgaaataaaacaacattctTGTGACGTCATCATTCCAACTCTGAAAAAACGCACCACGACTTCATCACTACAATTACATAACAGGATTGTCCTGTTCTCATTCagagacacaacacacatcacacctgtcagagtaaaaacaaaatggtggAAGTTCTTAATATCTGTAGTTCACATAAATTAGACACATTTTGAAAAGCTTGAatttattgaattattaatgTTGATGCAGgtgagaaaatataaaagtaaagaaatgtgTCAGTAAGAAGAACTGAACTGTTTCCAgctgaatataaatatttctttatcaGTTGACATGAAAATGAGACACAACAACGTCCAGCTGCATCAAATTGACCACACAATATCGTTTCCATGCAGAGATCACAGTAAACTGgcagtttttctgcttcagggaggatcattcattcacatttagtctcttttttaatctcattttaaCTTCCTGTCAACCGGCAGAAAATGTGGTTGATCTAAAAAATAGATTCAAGTAGTAATTTCATGCACTTTCTTCCTTAACCGATGAACTCTCTGAACTTTAAGGTTCTGTACACCCTGAGAGATGCCGTCCCATAATCCACTTTCCCCCCGCGTCACGACAGTCCCATCAGACCTACCGTCAGGAGAAAACCATGGACAGACCAACGACATCCACTGTCCCGTCACGGCGTGGAGACGAGGACCAGAACCAGCAGAGTGATGGAGTCCACGCCGTCCCCACCAGACCAGCACTCTGCCCCGCCCCCTGCCCCGCCCCCTGGGGGTGTTAACACTTTCCTCTATCGCCTCCTCTGACACAGGACAGCAGCCTGCCAAGAGCTAAACTGACCAGATCCACCAGACCCAGACTGCTCAGAggctgatccagatccagatccagatctcTGCTGCGCTGGCTTGTGTACCACATGATGTCCACACTGAAACAGACTCTGGTACAACTGCACACAACTTTCAGCTGGATCCTGAAACATCTGGACCTGAGGAGCACCTTCAGTTCTCTGGTCCAGACGCAGCAGCGGCGTGATAACGACTCTAAATTTAACAGAACCATAGTCGCCAACATGGCAGACACTTATCGTCCTCTCCTGGAGAGATGTCCATACAAGGCCCTGAGGAGCCCGGGGCCTCCAGCAGGTCCTGGACCCGACAAGTGGGGAGATAACAGCCGACAGAAAAGGGCGGCGAGGTGACATAGACGGGCCACATGACTCCGTTTAACCTTCACAGCCCTGGCACAAGGTGACTGGAGTCCTGGAGACTGGAATCCTGTAGACCAGAAACCTGTAGACCAGAGTCCTGTAGACCAGAAACCTGTAGACCAGAAACCTGTAGACCAGAGTCCTGTAGACCAGAAACCTGTAGACCAGAGTTGCGTAGACATGAGTTCTGTCTGGTATGGTATGGTCTGATCCGGTCTGAACTGGTTTGTAACGGTCTGGTCTGTACTCGACCTGGTCTGTAGTGGTCCCGGTCTGTTGTGGACCTGGTCTGTAGTGGTCCCGGTCTGTTGTGGACCTGGTCTGTAGTGGTCCTGGCCTGTTgtggacctggtctgtactGGTCCCGGTCTGTAGTGGTCTTGGTCTGCAGTGGACCTGCTCTGTAGTGGACTCGGTCTATAGAGGACCCGGTCTGTAGTGGTCCTGGTCTGTAGTGGACCTGGTCTGTAGTGGACCCGGTCTGTATTGGACCTGGTGTATACTGGGCCAGGTCTGTAGTGGACCTGGTCTATACTGGGCCAGGTCTGTAGTGGTCCAGGTCTGTAGAGGACCCGGTCTGTATTGGACCTGGTCTATACTGAGCCAGGTCTGTAGTGGACCTGGTCTATACTGGGCCAGGTCTGTAGTGGTCTAGGTCTGTAGTGGACCCGGTCTGTAGTGGACCTGGTCTATACTGGGCCAGGTCTGTAGTGGTCCAGGTCTGTAGTGAACCCGGTCTGTATTGGACCTGGTCTATACTGGGCCAGGTCTTTAGTGGACCCAGTCTGTAGTGGTCCTGGTCTGTAGTGGACCTGGTCTGTAGTGGACCTGGTCTGTAGTGGTCCCCACATTCAGGGGCATTCAGCAaacctgttgttgtttgttgtttattattctgttgcccccccccctccccacaagTGGCCTCGGCCTGCCGCGGTGCATGCTGGGGGACTGAGGCAGGGCTGACTCAACCTTCACTTCAGCTTCACTTCCAGCCGTCCTGCTTCGAGCAGCCGGCTCCGGCTGACAGTCCGCCGACAGTTCCGTCTTTACCGAGCCATGGACGGTGGGGGAGACGCCTGACGGTGGGTCCAACAGTTTGTATCGGTAACGGAATCACCGGCTGTCAAACGGAACCGGACAGACGCTgaagctaaagctaaagctacGCTAAAGCTTGTTGTCAATGTTAGCTGCGCAGTTAGCCGGTTAGCTGGGTGTTGACTGGTCCGTCTCTTGGACCCGGAGCTTCGGGGCTTCTACTTCCTGATTCCtcggtgtgtttttgttcttcgCCAACTGACTCCGTAAAGTGTCAAAAACTGATGAGAGGTTGAATCACAACAATTCGGTGTGTTCTGCCTTTTCCACGAAGCTAACTAAGCTAATCTGAGTtagctgctgacagagaagtGTGTCGGTCGGACGGTTTCATTATCTCTGTCATATTAATAACCAACTTTGTGTTAACTAATATCTTTAATTCCACCTAATTCGTCTCCCATTACATTTAGCCAGGCACAGCTTCAGCCAGTGTGTTAGCCTGTCGTGCTGGCTGCTAACTGAGCTCCGTTAGCCTGCTAGCTCCCTGACCACCGGCAGACAGGTGAAGGTGTCAAAGTTTTCCTGAGCCGTCTGAGTTCAGGATCAGTCTGGTCAGCCGTGGTCTCTGTAGTCCGGACTATCTGTCCCCAGAGGCCGACAAGCCAACAGACTCGGTGTTAATATCAAACTCTTCTGTGGCCTATTCCTGAAGGAACTGGACTCCATGTTCTACAGCAGATGTTGATCTGCTCCTGTCAGATGGGTCAGCTCATTTCATCACAGGTTTGACCCCGAACTGAGAGAACCAGTGGACCAGTCTGTCTCAACAGGCGGTCAATGTGAAACTGAAGCAGTCCGTGTTGGAATAGTTtgagttttcattcatttccgCAGTTTGAAGTTAAGGTGACTGGCATCTCTCTTACGAAGAAACTTAAGTGACAGCACTGAGGTAGAAGTTTATAGGTCCATGTTTAACATTAAAgagacttattttatttttaatcagaagagaggatcagaTCTTCTCTTCTGATGGACTCACACAGACTGTACGGACCTTTAACAGGTTGTTCCATCATTAGATGTAAAGTCACTTTCAGGTTCAGTGCAGGCGTGAGCTTGACtcgtgtttgtgttggtgaatCTTGTAAAACTGGGCTGACAAAGAGTTCATGTTCAGTAAAAGCAGAATGAGGAGGAGTCGGTTTGTTCTTCTGACACTTGTCCCCCTGAGGCCTCTCATGTGTAAGCAGGAGATGGTTCTCACTGACTCTGTTGCATTTCTGGTTCTCCATGACTGACTGCTCTGTTAGTATCGGTTTGACAcactcctgtctgtcagtgcTCAAACCGGAGATCACACAAGCTCTGAGTGCTGCTCTAGGTCACTTCCTGTAAAAGGTGTATGATTATGTGCTTTTAAAACATGGCTGACTGTCTCTTCCCGTTGCTTTCTCAGGTGTAGCCAGGAGGGTTTGTAGATCACCACAGAGTCATGGAGCCAGAT contains:
- the LOC115054203 gene encoding sodium/calcium exchanger 1-like isoform X7; translated protein: MMYMFLGVSIIADRFMASIEVITSQERQITIKKPNGEKITTTVRIWNETVSNLTLMALGSSAPEILLSVVEVCGHNFDAGELGPNTIVGSAAFNMFVIIGFCVSVIPEGETRKVKHLRVFFVTAAWSVFAYTWLYLILAFFSPGVVEIWEGLLTLFFFPICVGFAYVADRRLLFYKYMYKRYRAGKQKGMIIEAEGEPDLPSKVDVEMDGKMLSSPREEFVDGEKGFDMKELDEEEARREMARILKELKQKHPEKEMEQLMELANYQVLMQQQKSRAFYRCQATRIMTGAGNVLKKHAADQAKRATQHDICSELSVNEFSSKVFFDPGTYQCLENCGSVALNVVRRGGNLSNTVSVDYRTEDGTANAGSDYQFTQGKIVFEPGETEKEIRIHIIDDDIFEEDEHFLVHLSNVTVLSRGATSEECETNHVDALAGLGLPCTATITIFDDDHAGIFMFEEPEATVSENVGVMEVKVIRTSGARGVVVVPYKTIEGTAKGGGEDFEDTHGVLEFENDEIFKSVQINIIDDEKYEKNKNFFLELGEPQLLEMSQRKGGFTRTGRDIYRKVQGRDHPAPCDIISITGKEAVQEVLTKKEEEERRIAEMGRPMLGEHVKLEVIVEESYEFKSTVDKLIKKTNLALLIGTNSWREQFVDAMTVSSGDDDDDECGQERLPSCSDYVMHFLTIFWKLLFAFVPPTDYWNGWACFVVSITVIGILTAVIGDLASHFGCTVGLKDSVTAVVFVALGTSVPDTFASKVAAIQDQYADASIGNVTGSNAVNVFLGIGIAWSIAAIYHYSKGQEFKVNPGTLAFSVTLFTIFAFICIGVLIYRRRPEIGGELGGPRVPKILTTCLFFSLWLMYIVFSSLEAYCHVEGF
- the LOC115054203 gene encoding sodium/calcium exchanger 1-like isoform X19 encodes the protein MMYMFLGVSIIADRFMASIEVITSQERQITIKKPNGEKITTTVRIWNETVSNLTLMALGSSAPEILLSVVEVCGHNFDAGELGPNTIVGSAAFNMFVIIGFCVSVIPEGETRKVKHLRVFFVTAAWSVFAYTWLYLILAFFSPGVVEIWEGLLTLFFFPICVGFAYVADRRLLFYKYMYKRYRAGKQKGMIIEAEGEPDLPSKVDVEMDGKMLSSPREEFVDGEKGFDMKELDEEEARREMARILKELKQKHPEKEMEQLMELANYQVLMQQQKSRAFYRCQATRIMTGAGNVLKKHAADQAKRATQHDICSELSVNEFSSKVFFDPGTYQCLENCGSVALNVVRRGGNLSNTVSVDYRTEDGTANAGSDYQFTQGKIVFEPGETEKEIRIHIIDDDIFEEDEHFLVHLSNVTVLSRGATSEECETNHVDALAGLGLPCTATITIFDDDHAGIFMFEEPEATVSENVGVMEVKVIRTSGARGVVVVPYKTIEGTAKGGGEDFEDTHGVLEFENDEIFKSVQINIIDDEKYEKNKNFFLELGEPQLLEMSQRKALLLQEEVLTKKEEEERRIAEMGRPMLGEHVKLEVIVEESYEFKSTVDKLIKKTNLALLIGTNSWREQFVDAMTVSSGDDDDDECGQERLPSCSDYVMHFLTIFWKLLFAFVPPTDYWNGWACFVVSITVIGILTAVIGDLASHFGCTVGLKDSVTAVVFVALGTSVPDTFASKVAAIQDQYADASIGNVTGSNAVNVFLGIGIAWSIAAIYHYSKGQEFKVNPGTLAFSVTLFTIFAFICIGVLIYRRRPEIGGELGGPRVPKILTTCLFFSLWLMYIVFSSLEAYCHVEGF
- the LOC115054203 gene encoding sodium/calcium exchanger 1-like isoform X16, whose product is MMYMFLGVSIIADRFMASIEVITSQERQITIKKPNGEKITTTVRIWNETVSNLTLMALGSSAPEILLSVVEVCGHNFDAGELGPNTIVGSAAFNMFVIIGFCVSVIPEGETRKVKHLRVFFVTAAWSVFAYTWLYLILAFFSPGVVEIWEGLLTLFFFPICVGFAYVADRRLLFYKYMYKRYRAGKQKGMIIEAEGEPDLPSKVDVEMDGKMLSSPREEFVDGEKGFDMKELDEEEARREMARILKELKQKHPEKEMEQLMELANYQVLMQQQKSRAFYRCQATRIMTGAGNVLKKHAADQAKRATQHDICSELSVNEFSSKVFFDPGTYQCLENCGSVALNVVRRGGNLSNTVSVDYRTEDGTANAGSDYQFTQGKIVFEPGETEKEIRIHIIDDDIFEEDEHFLVHLSNVTVLSRGATSEECETNHVDALAGLGLPCTATITIFDDDHAGIFMFEEPEATVSENVGVMEVKVIRTSGARGVVVVPYKTIEGTAKGGGEDFEDTHGVLEFENDEIFKSVQINIIDDEKYEKNKNFFLELGEPQLLEMSQRKDIYRKVLTKKEEEERRIAEMGRPMLGEHVKLEVIVEESYEFKSTVDKLIKKTNLALLIGTNSWREQFVDAMTVSSGDDDDDECGQERLPSCSDYVMHFLTIFWKLLFAFVPPTDYWNGWACFVVSITVIGILTAVIGDLASHFGCTVGLKDSVTAVVFVALGTSVPDTFASKVAAIQDQYADASIGNVTGSNAVNVFLGIGIAWSIAAIYHYSKGQEFKVNPGTLAFSVTLFTIFAFICIGVLIYRRRPEIGGELGGPRVPKILTTCLFFSLWLMYIVFSSLEAYCHVEGF